A window of Brevinema andersonii contains these coding sequences:
- a CDS encoding M24 family metallopeptidase, whose product MEIPYIAYKNVSVDKADVPNPPAPMDRRGQYRSAPDLYRIFLAGQSFPEITEVSAQMTLQNNPEKSWDTTQLATGVTKYDLQLQINGFLSNALYTLITSAYQATNADDSSLPTIIAITHP is encoded by the coding sequence GTGGAAATTCCCTATATCGCTTACAAAAATGTCAGCGTCGATAAGGCTGATGTTCCTAATCCTCCTGCGCCTATGGACAGACGAGGACAATACCGTTCGGCTCCCGATCTCTACCGTATATTCTTAGCCGGGCAATCCTTCCCTGAAATAACCGAAGTCAGCGCCCAGATGACTCTGCAGAACAACCCCGAGAAATCCTGGGATACCACCCAGCTCGCAACAGGCGTAACCAAGTATGACCTGCAGCTGCAGATTAACGGTTTTCTCAGCAACGCGCTCTATACCTTAATCACATCCGCTTATCAAGCAACCAATGCTGACGATTCATCCTTACCCACCATCATTGCTATTACTCATCCGTAG